In Ignavibacteriales bacterium, the following are encoded in one genomic region:
- a CDS encoding T9SS type A sorting domain-containing protein, whose protein sequence is MEKTTTTIISLALLLIMMYGNANAQLTGTKTIPGTYASIKLAIDDLNANGVGTGGVTFDIAPGYTETIPMGGLIIDITANQPTSGNPVVFRRSGAGTNPLIQTDVNGSGVLSGAGFGVRKDAILWLVGTDYITTNNIDFAEQYTGGSQVLKTEYGIVLMRKSSTDGCKHVTITGCTIRMQQSDVQSTCIVSLNRDLAGNTTNPTTTGGRHESISIQGCMLDNSFNGMYFTGYADSAPYDLYDHFYNIGGITGNILTNIGSGLVNSTNNSSTKYGIYCSLQDSVTVSNNTIRVNSESNNSQVYGINLTVGINSSATIDNNDISDTCGGTTQTHSAIYCRLGESGVDNTVNITNNTIHDCTYDGVTSANNYYIYIRNAPYTSNVTGNMIRDNSVGNGTSTATGGINGIYKSLPSNNLYGASFTISNNTIKNNRRNQSTPGTGEFFCINMEGPNYNTEISNNVIDSIFNPTGDGALGGIFSVNEADGKINIHGNTISGLFKESTDETSLCGIQHIGDTDTIEIYDNNIFNIYNTTGDCDVFGIYSRGDQTGGYESIYDNNIHDIVGTGIRHVVGVYIQAEATNNAAIKNITGNSIYNIMNDSTGQTGGIQLSGPSMANISANRIHNIINRIGSSTAFGVYFEGSNSSNGNIYNNMISEIYAPAQNTPLGVLGLIIEGCDTVNLSYNTIYLDSSSIGANSGNFALYIGGSSNATLKNNIVVNKFTPTGSGQTIAIYKEAGVTYNAASNNNNIFVPAGASNFYYFDGSNFHSTFAGFQTAVSPAGTNSFSENSPFMNVSTHPYDLDMDSTQSTLCEGGAVPIPGITTDIHGTTRNPSTPDVGADEFDQVITNIEPTSSPTVYELYQNYPNPFNPSTKIKFDIPKAGFVSLKIYDITGREVSTLVNSELATGRYEFEWNGAQFASGVYFFRINAGDFVKVQKMMLIK, encoded by the coding sequence ATGGAAAAGACCACAACAACAATAATTTCACTAGCCTTGCTTCTAATTATGATGTATGGAAATGCAAACGCTCAGCTGACGGGTACAAAGACCATTCCCGGCACCTACGCAAGCATAAAGCTCGCTATAGACGACCTTAACGCTAACGGGGTTGGCACGGGCGGAGTTACATTCGATATCGCGCCCGGCTACACGGAGACCATACCAATGGGCGGACTTATAATCGACATCACAGCGAACCAGCCCACGTCCGGAAACCCGGTAGTCTTCCGGAGGAGCGGGGCGGGAACAAATCCCCTGATACAGACAGACGTTAACGGTTCGGGGGTATTGTCAGGAGCCGGTTTTGGAGTACGTAAAGACGCTATTCTCTGGTTGGTAGGAACGGATTACATTACAACCAATAATATTGACTTTGCTGAGCAGTACACAGGGGGATCACAGGTACTAAAAACAGAGTATGGGATAGTTTTAATGCGTAAGAGCAGTACGGACGGCTGCAAGCATGTTACTATAACCGGCTGTACTATCCGGATGCAGCAGTCAGATGTACAATCAACCTGTATAGTATCATTAAACAGAGACCTGGCAGGAAATACCACAAACCCCACAACTACCGGGGGAAGACACGAAAGCATTTCCATACAGGGCTGTATGTTGGATAACAGTTTCAATGGAATGTATTTTACGGGTTATGCTGATTCCGCCCCATACGACCTCTATGACCACTTTTATAATATAGGGGGGATCACAGGGAATATTTTGACAAATATAGGTTCAGGTTTAGTGAATTCTACTAATAATTCTAGTACAAAATACGGGATCTATTGTTCACTTCAGGATAGTGTAACTGTCAGTAATAATACAATTAGAGTAAACAGCGAATCGAATAATTCACAGGTCTACGGAATAAATTTGACAGTAGGCATAAACTCATCGGCGACCATAGATAACAATGACATTTCCGATACCTGCGGGGGGACAACACAAACTCACAGTGCAATATACTGCAGGCTTGGAGAGAGCGGAGTCGATAATACTGTAAATATAACTAACAATACTATTCATGACTGCACGTATGATGGCGTGACTAGCGCTAACAACTATTACATATATATTCGGAACGCTCCATACACTTCAAATGTAACGGGAAATATGATCCGGGATAACTCTGTCGGGAACGGAACTTCGACAGCCACAGGAGGGATCAATGGTATTTATAAATCGCTTCCCTCAAATAATTTATATGGAGCATCATTTACTATATCAAACAACACAATCAAGAACAACAGACGAAATCAATCTACTCCCGGTACCGGAGAATTTTTTTGTATAAATATGGAAGGTCCAAATTACAATACTGAAATTAGCAACAATGTGATCGACAGCATATTTAATCCCACCGGGGATGGCGCATTAGGAGGCATCTTTTCAGTAAACGAAGCGGATGGGAAGATTAACATACACGGCAACACAATAAGCGGCTTATTTAAAGAATCCACTGATGAAACATCGTTGTGTGGAATCCAACACATTGGTGATACGGATACAATAGAGATCTACGATAATAATATTTTTAATATATACAATACTACCGGTGATTGCGATGTATTCGGTATTTACAGCAGGGGTGACCAGACCGGCGGATATGAAAGTATATACGATAATAATATTCATGATATTGTAGGTACGGGCATAAGACATGTGGTCGGTGTGTATATACAAGCGGAAGCCACAAACAATGCGGCAATAAAGAATATAACAGGAAATAGCATTTATAATATTATGAATGACAGCACAGGACAGACCGGGGGAATACAACTCTCCGGACCAAGTATGGCTAATATATCCGCAAACCGTATACATAATATTATTAATAGAATAGGGTCCTCTACTGCATTCGGAGTATATTTTGAAGGTTCAAATAGTTCGAACGGCAATATATATAACAATATGATAAGCGAGATCTATGCTCCGGCGCAAAATACTCCTTTAGGTGTGCTCGGTCTTATAATAGAGGGGTGCGATACTGTAAACCTTTCGTATAATACCATTTACCTGGATAGCAGCTCTATAGGTGCGAATTCAGGTAACTTTGCTTTGTATATTGGCGGGTCGAGTAACGCGACATTGAAGAATAATATTGTGGTCAATAAGTTCACACCTACAGGCAGCGGACAAACAATTGCCATATATAAGGAAGCAGGTGTAACATATAATGCGGCTTCAAACAATAATAATATCTTTGTCCCGGCAGGGGCATCGAATTTCTATTACTTTGACGGCAGTAATTTTCACTCTACATTTGCCGGATTCCAGACAGCTGTCTCTCCCGCGGGAACGAACTCGTTTTCAGAGAACAGTCCGTTTATGAACGTATCTACACATCCGTATGATCTGGATATGGACTCTACTCAATCGACACTCTGTGAAGGCGGGGCAGTGCCAATCCCGGGTATTACGACCGACATTCACGGCACAACAAGGAATCCCTCGACACCGGATGTTGGAGCGGATGAGTTTGATCAGGTCATAACCAATATCGAACCAACATCATCACCGACAGTATATGA